In Yersinia enterocolitica subsp. enterocolitica, one DNA window encodes the following:
- the fliR gene encoding flagellar biosynthetic protein FliR — protein sequence MLSLDTTQLSVWVSQYFWPLIRILALISTAPVLSEKQINRKVKVGLAVLITFLIAPSLPPVNIPLVSSGALWVAGQQVLIGVAIGLTMQFAFAAIRLAGEVIGLQMGLSFATFFDPSGGPNMPVLARLLNLLAMLLFLSFDGHLWLISLLADSFHTLPIQFEPLNGNGFLALTQAGSLIFMNGLMLALPLITLLLTLNMALGMLNRMTPQLSVFVIGFPLTLTVGIISLGLIMPLLAPFTEHLFGEFFDRLAGVLSGLAS from the coding sequence ATGCTGTCTCTTGATACCACTCAACTTAGCGTCTGGGTCAGCCAATATTTTTGGCCACTGATCCGCATATTGGCGCTGATCTCCACCGCGCCGGTATTAAGCGAGAAGCAGATAAATCGTAAAGTGAAAGTCGGTCTGGCGGTATTAATTACCTTTCTGATTGCTCCATCCCTGCCACCGGTAAATATTCCTTTAGTCTCCAGCGGAGCTTTATGGGTCGCTGGCCAGCAAGTATTGATCGGCGTCGCTATTGGCTTGACTATGCAGTTTGCTTTTGCGGCTATCCGATTGGCCGGTGAGGTGATTGGTTTACAAATGGGCTTGTCTTTCGCCACCTTCTTTGACCCCTCCGGCGGGCCGAATATGCCAGTTCTTGCCCGGTTGCTAAACTTGCTAGCGATGCTGTTATTTCTCTCGTTCGATGGGCATTTATGGCTGATTTCTTTATTAGCTGACAGTTTTCATACCTTACCTATCCAGTTCGAACCGCTTAATGGTAATGGTTTCCTGGCGTTAACCCAGGCCGGTTCGTTGATCTTTATGAATGGACTGATGCTGGCATTACCGCTTATTACTCTGTTACTGACCCTAAACATGGCGTTAGGGATGCTTAACCGCATGACGCCACAACTTTCTGTTTTCGTTATTGGTTTCCCACTCACATTGACGGTCGGTATTATCTCGCTGGGATTAATCATGCCGTTATTGGCACCTTTTACCGAGCATCTGTTTGGCGAGTTTTTTGACCGCCTGGCGGGGGTACTAAGTGGCCTGGCAAGTTAG
- the fliQ gene encoding flagellar biosynthesis protein FliQ, whose amino-acid sequence MTPESVMALGVEAMKIALALAAPLLLAALVSGLIVSLLQAATQINEMTLSFIPKILAVFATLVIAGPWMLSLILDYMRNLFTSLPTLIG is encoded by the coding sequence ATGACACCTGAATCGGTAATGGCCCTCGGCGTTGAGGCAATGAAAATAGCCCTTGCATTGGCCGCGCCATTATTACTGGCGGCATTGGTCAGTGGCTTGATTGTCAGCCTGTTGCAAGCCGCGACACAAATTAACGAAATGACATTGTCATTTATCCCCAAAATACTGGCGGTGTTCGCCACTTTAGTTATTGCTGGCCCGTGGATGCTCAGCCTGATCCTCGACTATATGCGTAATTTGTTCACCAGCCTGCCAACGTTGATTGGCTAA
- the fliP gene encoding flagellar type III secretion system pore protein FliP (The bacterial flagellar biogenesis protein FliP forms a type III secretion system (T3SS)-type pore required for flagellar assembly.) — MMSLRPLINKAPLLLLALLCSPAAMAQLPGIISQPLANGGQSWSLPVQTLVFITTLSFLPAALLMMTSFTRIIIVLGLLRNALGTPSAPPNQVMLGLALFLTFFIMSPVFDKVYQDAYLPFSQDKISMEVAMDKGSQPLREFMLRQTRESDLALYARLANLPPLEGPEVVPLRILLPAYVTSELKTAFQIGFTVFIPFLIIDLVVASVLMALGMMMVPPASISLPFKLMLFVLVDGWQLLLGSLAQSFYS; from the coding sequence ATGATGTCCCTGCGTCCGCTCATCAATAAAGCCCCCCTACTGCTACTCGCTCTGCTGTGCTCTCCGGCGGCAATGGCGCAACTGCCGGGTATTATCAGCCAACCGTTAGCCAATGGTGGGCAAAGCTGGTCTTTACCGGTACAGACGCTGGTCTTTATCACCACACTGAGCTTCCTTCCTGCCGCATTACTGATGATGACCAGTTTTACCCGCATCATTATTGTGCTTGGTTTGTTGCGCAACGCATTGGGTACCCCCTCAGCGCCACCGAACCAAGTGATGCTGGGTTTGGCGCTGTTCCTGACTTTTTTCATCATGTCGCCGGTGTTTGACAAGGTCTATCAAGATGCTTATCTGCCCTTCAGCCAGGACAAAATAAGTATGGAAGTGGCAATGGATAAAGGCTCGCAACCGCTGCGCGAGTTTATGTTACGCCAGACCCGCGAATCTGACCTGGCACTGTATGCCCGTTTAGCTAATCTGCCGCCACTGGAAGGGCCAGAAGTTGTGCCCTTGCGCATTCTGTTACCGGCGTATGTGACCAGCGAGCTGAAAACCGCTTTCCAAATTGGTTTTACCGTATTTATTCCGTTTTTGATTATCGACCTGGTAGTTGCCAGTGTGCTGATGGCTCTGGGGATGATGATGGTTCCGCCCGCCAGTATCTCGCTGCCCTTTAAACTCATGCTGTTTGTGTTGGTTGATGGTTGGCAACTGTTACTGGGTTCTCTGGCACAAAGCTTTTACAGCTAA
- the fliO gene encoding flagellar biosynthetic protein FliO — translation MTAAQTVATTTTDSTSSDSAPAADMPVLGNTQVTTPQTPVTGFAASHPGIASPQAAPAMPAGSVLTQVGSVLGGILLLILCAAWLVRRLGFAPQARNNKLLNVRASCQVGQRERVVIVEVDNTWLVLGVTAQNVTQLHTLPRPPVDETDTALSADSGKPADFRQILNTYLLNKKSLLNKNSLLNKKSKPPEKSA, via the coding sequence ATGACCGCAGCGCAAACAGTGGCGACAACAACCACTGACTCAACATCTTCTGATTCCGCACCGGCTGCCGATATGCCGGTGTTAGGAAATACTCAGGTGACAACACCCCAAACCCCTGTTACCGGGTTTGCGGCCAGTCACCCAGGTATCGCCTCGCCACAAGCTGCCCCAGCAATGCCCGCAGGCTCAGTGTTGACGCAAGTTGGCTCGGTGCTGGGCGGTATTTTACTGCTGATTTTATGTGCCGCCTGGTTGGTGCGCCGCTTAGGTTTTGCGCCACAGGCCCGCAACAATAAGCTGTTAAATGTGCGAGCCAGTTGTCAGGTTGGTCAGCGCGAACGCGTTGTTATTGTCGAGGTGGACAACACTTGGCTGGTATTGGGTGTCACCGCCCAAAACGTGACACAGCTTCATACTCTGCCACGCCCACCGGTTGACGAAACCGACACAGCGCTGTCGGCTGATAGTGGAAAACCGGCTGATTTTCGCCAGATACTGAACACCTATCTATTAAACAAAAAATCGCTGTTAAACAAGAATTCGCTATTAAACAAGAAGTCAAAACCTCCGGAAAAATCGGCATGA
- the fliN gene encoding flagellar motor switch protein FliN, with the protein MSDPKLPSDDGKESVDDLWADAFNEQLASDKPAATTDGVFKSLEAPDALGNLQDIDLILDIPVKLTVELGRTKMTIKELLRLSQGSVVSLDGLAGEPLDILINGYLIAQGEVVVVADKYGVRITDIITPSERMRRLSR; encoded by the coding sequence ATGAGTGACCCTAAGCTTCCGTCTGATGATGGAAAGGAATCCGTGGACGATCTGTGGGCTGATGCGTTTAATGAGCAGTTGGCATCGGACAAGCCAGCGGCCACTACTGATGGTGTATTTAAATCACTGGAAGCGCCTGACGCACTGGGTAATCTACAAGATATCGATTTGATTCTTGATATCCCGGTGAAACTGACCGTTGAATTGGGTCGCACCAAAATGACTATCAAAGAGCTGCTGCGCCTGTCTCAAGGTTCAGTTGTTTCTCTGGATGGCCTGGCGGGTGAACCTTTAGATATTCTGATCAATGGTTATCTGATTGCGCAGGGTGAAGTGGTGGTGGTTGCGGATAAATACGGCGTTCGCATTACTGACATTATTACTCCGTCAGAACGTATGCGTCGTCTGAGTCGCTAA
- the fliM gene encoding flagellar motor switch protein FliM yields the protein MGDSILSQAEIDALLNGDSGGDEPEAVIGNETDVKPYDPTTQRRVVRERLHALEIINERFARQFRMGLFNLLRRSPDITVGPIKIQPYHDFARNLPVPTNLNLIHLKPLRGTALFVFAPSLVFIAVDNLFGGDGRFPTKVEGREFTHTEQRVINRMLRLALDAYRDAWAPIYKIDVEYVRSEIQVKFTNITTSPNDIVVTTPFQVEIGALSGEFNICIPFAMIEPLRELLTNPPLENSRQEDSHWRETLVKQVQHSELELVANFVDIPLRLSQILKLQPGDVLPIDKPDRLIAHVDGVPVLTSQYGTLNGQYALRVEHLINPILNALNEEQPNE from the coding sequence ATGGGCGATAGCATTCTTTCACAAGCAGAGATTGATGCACTGTTAAACGGCGACAGCGGAGGTGATGAACCCGAAGCTGTCATCGGCAATGAGACAGACGTCAAGCCTTATGATCCGACGACCCAGCGGCGAGTGGTACGTGAGCGCCTCCATGCGCTGGAGATAATCAATGAGCGGTTTGCCCGTCAGTTCCGTATGGGGCTATTTAACCTGTTACGCCGCAGCCCAGACATCACGGTTGGTCCGATAAAAATTCAGCCATACCATGATTTTGCCCGTAACTTGCCGGTGCCAACTAACCTCAACTTGATACATTTGAAACCGTTGCGCGGAACAGCACTGTTTGTTTTCGCTCCGAGTTTGGTGTTTATTGCGGTTGATAACCTGTTTGGTGGCGATGGCCGTTTCCCGACCAAAGTAGAAGGCCGCGAGTTTACACATACAGAACAACGCGTTATTAACCGGATGTTGCGCTTAGCGTTGGATGCTTATCGCGACGCCTGGGCTCCTATCTATAAAATAGATGTGGAATATGTCCGTTCTGAAATACAGGTGAAGTTTACCAATATCACCACCTCCCCCAACGATATTGTGGTCACCACCCCTTTCCAGGTGGAAATCGGTGCGTTGAGTGGTGAGTTTAATATCTGTATTCCATTCGCCATGATTGAGCCGTTACGCGAACTGCTGACCAATCCGCCACTGGAAAATTCCCGTCAGGAAGACAGTCACTGGCGTGAAACACTGGTGAAGCAAGTTCAGCATTCCGAGCTGGAACTGGTGGCTAATTTTGTCGATATCCCGCTGAGATTGTCGCAGATACTCAAGCTACAACCGGGGGATGTATTACCGATAGATAAACCGGACCGACTGATTGCTCATGTCGACGGCGTACCTGTGCTGACCAGTCAGTACGGGACATTAAACGGGCAATACGCCCTACGTGTTGAACATTTGATTAACCCTATTTTGAATGCTCTGAATGAGGAACAGCCCAATGAGTGA
- the fliL gene encoding flagellar basal body-associated protein FliL, producing MSQNTFPAKRKSSIWVILLVLIAVAATAGGGYSWWILNKSKPTTAKVVPVIPVFMPLDTFTVNLITPDNNLDRVLYIGLTLRLPDDSTRTKLNDYLPEVRSRLLLLLSRQSADSLANEEGKQRLVGEIKNVLSPPMVKGQPNQVVSDVLFTAFILR from the coding sequence ATGTCTCAAAATACCTTCCCGGCCAAGCGTAAGAGTTCGATCTGGGTGATCCTGCTGGTGCTGATTGCCGTAGCAGCCACTGCGGGTGGCGGTTATAGCTGGTGGATACTCAATAAGAGTAAACCCACCACAGCGAAAGTGGTACCGGTGATCCCGGTGTTTATGCCACTGGATACCTTCACGGTCAATCTGATCACACCCGATAATAATCTGGATCGTGTGCTTTATATCGGATTAACGTTAAGACTTCCCGACGATAGCACGCGCACAAAACTGAATGACTATCTGCCGGAAGTGCGCAGCCGTTTGCTGCTACTGCTCTCCCGTCAGTCCGCTGATAGCCTGGCGAACGAAGAAGGCAAACAGCGGTTAGTTGGTGAAATTAAAAACGTTCTTAGCCCGCCAATGGTTAAAGGTCAACCTAATCAGGTAGTCAGCGATGTGCTGTTTACCGCATTTATATTGCGATAA
- a CDS encoding flagellar hook-length control protein FliK, with amino-acid sequence MNLSLLPAVTTAGEAEGASSSSSIAALFTDAGLPADFAKLLGDQLGKELTALDASTLKSSLAATTDLTADVDSGKSAGGSSKLNQLLAALGDISATLPAGLTHAGQTGEAAGSKKTAISDDSKLDSASNKTDPTALQTLLAMLPHQVANTLGTANNGQKATLTDGKGLTDSKTTAQQDIATLTSLTSQDKGLAALIGGTVGSVKSDKAVTSGDTLAGTTTKSKTSAAQDKLAQLSAKDADTSTLNAKVTPLSAPADTAATAAADRTLISSAAVTPSLPPVSSPVLSTTASTHIAAPASGYLSAQLGSQEWQQSLGQQVIMFSRNGQQNAELRLNPQELGALQISLKIDDNQAQLHFASAHSQVRAAIEAAMPSLRTALAESGIQLGQSSVGSEGQWQQAQQQSQQNQQDFASRGQAGYGETATGEALTSTPLVTPASLQALANGHGGVDIFA; translated from the coding sequence ATGAATCTGTCTTTATTGCCTGCTGTTACAACCGCTGGTGAAGCCGAGGGGGCATCATCCTCGTCATCCATTGCTGCGCTCTTTACCGACGCAGGGCTACCGGCTGATTTCGCCAAACTGTTAGGCGATCAATTGGGAAAAGAACTCACCGCTCTGGATGCTTCGACCCTGAAATCATCTCTGGCCGCAACAACTGACCTCACCGCCGATGTTGACAGTGGTAAGTCAGCTGGCGGTAGCAGCAAGTTGAACCAATTGTTGGCTGCATTAGGTGATATCAGCGCCACGCTACCTGCGGGTTTGACTCATGCCGGACAGACTGGCGAAGCAGCCGGTAGTAAGAAAACCGCAATCAGTGATGACAGTAAGCTCGACAGCGCCAGTAATAAAACTGATCCCACTGCATTGCAGACGTTACTGGCAATGTTGCCGCATCAGGTCGCTAACACGTTGGGTACCGCAAACAATGGGCAAAAGGCCACACTGACGGATGGCAAAGGCTTAACTGACAGCAAAACTACCGCCCAGCAAGATATTGCCACTTTGACCAGCCTGACATCGCAAGATAAAGGGTTAGCTGCGCTGATCGGTGGCACCGTAGGCAGTGTGAAGAGTGATAAAGCCGTGACCAGTGGCGATACATTAGCGGGCACAACCACCAAGAGCAAAACCAGTGCCGCACAAGATAAGCTGGCCCAATTGAGTGCGAAAGATGCCGATACCAGCACACTCAACGCCAAAGTTACACCACTGTCAGCACCCGCTGATACCGCAGCAACTGCTGCCGCAGACAGAACTCTTATCAGCTCGGCTGCCGTGACCCCGTCTCTCCCTCCGGTGTCCAGCCCAGTGTTATCGACCACCGCCAGCACCCATATCGCGGCTCCCGCCAGTGGTTATTTAAGCGCACAGTTGGGCAGCCAGGAATGGCAACAGTCGCTGGGACAACAAGTGATTATGTTCAGCCGCAATGGGCAACAAAATGCCGAGTTGCGCCTCAATCCGCAAGAGTTGGGTGCCTTGCAAATTAGTCTGAAAATCGACGATAACCAGGCACAGTTACACTTTGCTTCAGCGCACAGCCAGGTTCGGGCCGCCATTGAAGCTGCCATGCCAAGTTTACGTACCGCGCTGGCTGAAAGTGGTATTCAGTTAGGTCAGAGCAGTGTCGGCAGCGAAGGTCAATGGCAACAAGCGCAGCAACAAAGCCAACAGAATCAGCAAGATTTTGCCTCACGCGGTCAAGCTGGATACGGTGAAACCGCCACGGGAGAGGCGCTGACCAGCACACCATTGGTGACGCCAGCCTCGCTGCAAGCACTGGCAAATGGTCATGGCGGCGTTGATATTTTCGCCTAA
- the fliJ gene encoding flagellar export protein FliJ, whose protein sequence is MKNQSPLVTLRDLAQKAVEQASTQLGQARLSYQNAEQQLSMLLSYQDEYRVRLNDTLSNGMASSSWQNYQQFIQTLEQAIDQHRHQLAQWNTKVEQAVKHWQEKQQRLNAFETLNERAETSARLQENRLDQKLMDEFAQRASQRSLNS, encoded by the coding sequence ATGAAAAATCAGTCACCTCTCGTCACCCTGCGCGACCTGGCTCAAAAGGCGGTCGAGCAGGCAAGTACTCAATTAGGGCAAGCACGCTTGTCCTATCAGAATGCTGAGCAGCAACTCAGTATGTTGCTGTCCTATCAGGATGAATACCGGGTGCGGCTGAATGACACACTGAGTAACGGCATGGCCTCTTCCAGTTGGCAAAATTATCAGCAATTTATTCAAACATTGGAGCAAGCCATTGATCAACATCGTCATCAATTGGCCCAGTGGAATACAAAAGTTGAACAAGCAGTCAAACATTGGCAAGAAAAGCAACAGCGGTTAAATGCGTTTGAAACGCTGAATGAGCGAGCCGAAACCAGCGCGCGCTTGCAAGAAAACCGATTGGATCAAAAATTGATGGATGAGTTCGCCCAGCGCGCCTCACAAAGGAGTCTAAATTCATGA
- the fliI gene encoding flagellar protein export ATPase FliI, with protein MTARLGRWLASMDKFEERISQSTTIRRYGRLTRATGLVLEATGLQLPLGATCLIERHDNGEVQEVESEVVGFNGQRLFLMPLEEVEGIVPGARVYARITTGGASASKQLPLGPELLGRVLDGSAKPLDGLPAPETGYRAPLITPPINPLQRTAIEQVLDVGVRTINALLTVGRGQRMGLFAGSGVGKSVLLGMMARYTQADVIVVGLIGERGREVKDFIENILGPEGRARSVVIAAPADVSPLLRMQGAAYATRIAEDFRDRGQHVLLIMDSLTRYAMAQREIALAIGEPPATKGYPPSVFAKLPALVERAGNGVSGGGSITAFYTVLTEGDDQQDPIADSARAILDGHVVLSRRLAESGHYPAIDIEASISRAMTSLIDENHYSKVRQFKQLLASFQRNRDLVSVGAYAAGSDPLLDKAIALYPQMEIFLQQGMFERSSYEDACQHLKSLFPS; from the coding sequence ATGACTGCGCGCCTCGGTCGCTGGCTGGCTTCGATGGATAAATTCGAAGAACGTATTAGCCAATCAACTACCATTCGCCGTTACGGGCGATTAACGCGCGCCACCGGCCTGGTGCTGGAAGCCACTGGCTTGCAACTGCCACTGGGGGCCACCTGTCTGATTGAGCGCCATGATAACGGCGAAGTACAAGAAGTTGAGAGTGAAGTGGTCGGTTTTAACGGCCAGCGCCTGTTCCTGATGCCACTGGAAGAAGTGGAAGGGATTGTGCCCGGCGCCCGGGTTTATGCGCGCATCACCACCGGTGGAGCCTCGGCCAGTAAGCAATTGCCACTCGGCCCAGAATTACTCGGGCGCGTATTAGATGGCAGCGCCAAGCCACTTGATGGCTTACCCGCCCCTGAAACCGGCTACCGCGCCCCGCTTATCACTCCCCCGATCAACCCATTACAACGTACCGCGATTGAACAGGTATTGGATGTTGGTGTGCGCACCATTAATGCCCTGCTGACCGTCGGTCGTGGGCAGCGTATGGGCCTGTTCGCTGGCTCTGGGGTGGGGAAAAGTGTGCTGTTAGGCATGATGGCTCGCTACACCCAAGCGGATGTTATTGTCGTTGGCTTGATCGGTGAACGTGGCCGTGAAGTAAAAGATTTTATTGAGAACATTTTAGGCCCCGAAGGGCGTGCGCGCTCAGTAGTCATCGCCGCACCGGCTGATGTATCGCCGTTACTGCGCATGCAAGGGGCGGCTTATGCCACTCGTATTGCAGAAGATTTTCGTGACCGTGGTCAGCATGTCCTGCTGATTATGGACTCCCTGACGCGCTATGCCATGGCACAACGTGAAATCGCGCTGGCTATCGGCGAGCCTCCGGCGACCAAAGGTTATCCGCCGTCGGTATTCGCCAAATTACCGGCGCTGGTTGAGCGTGCTGGTAACGGGGTGTCCGGTGGTGGATCGATCACCGCTTTTTATACGGTATTGACCGAGGGTGATGATCAGCAAGACCCGATCGCCGACTCTGCTCGCGCCATTCTTGATGGGCACGTGGTGCTATCGCGCCGCCTGGCGGAATCGGGCCACTACCCCGCTATTGATATTGAAGCTTCTATCAGCCGCGCCATGACCTCGCTGATAGATGAGAACCACTACAGCAAAGTTCGCCAATTTAAACAATTGCTTGCAAGCTTCCAACGTAACCGTGATTTAGTCAGCGTAGGAGCCTATGCCGCCGGAAGTGACCCATTATTGGATAAGGCTATTGCTTTGTATCCGCAAATGGAAATCTTCTTGCAGCAAGGCATGTTCGAACGCAGCAGTTACGAAGATGCCTGCCAGCATCTGAAAAGCTTGTTTCCAAGTTGA
- the fliH gene encoding flagellar assembly protein FliH — MSDRINTLPWQPWSLNDFASQPEPTAATAPPDISMLFTDEPREDGEPTEGDEQQILMNLQLEAEKQGRQQGFAKGLQEGLDKGYQTGLEEGHQQALADAEKQLAPITAHWQTLVSDFQNTLDALDSVIASRLMQMALAAAKQILGQPAICDGTALLAQIQQMIQQEPMFAGKPQLRVNPNDLAVVEQRLGSTLSLHGWRLLGDSQIHPGGCKVSAEEGDLDASLATRWHELCRLAAPGEL; from the coding sequence ATGTCTGATAGGATTAATACCCTGCCCTGGCAACCTTGGTCATTGAATGACTTTGCCAGCCAACCTGAGCCTACCGCGGCCACTGCGCCGCCGGATATCAGTATGCTGTTTACTGATGAGCCCAGAGAGGACGGCGAACCAACAGAAGGTGATGAACAGCAGATATTGATGAACCTGCAACTCGAAGCCGAGAAGCAGGGTCGCCAGCAAGGATTTGCCAAAGGGTTACAAGAAGGCCTGGATAAAGGTTATCAAACCGGTTTGGAAGAGGGTCATCAACAAGCGCTGGCTGATGCTGAGAAACAGTTGGCACCCATCACCGCACACTGGCAAACCTTGGTCAGCGATTTCCAAAATACCCTTGATGCGCTGGACAGTGTCATTGCCTCACGGCTAATGCAAATGGCATTGGCGGCAGCCAAACAGATTCTGGGCCAACCGGCAATTTGTGATGGCACCGCATTGCTGGCACAAATTCAGCAAATGATTCAGCAAGAACCGATGTTTGCCGGTAAACCGCAATTGCGTGTCAATCCTAATGATCTCGCCGTGGTTGAGCAGCGCTTAGGCTCGACCTTGAGTCTGCATGGCTGGCGTTTGTTGGGCGATAGCCAAATTCACCCTGGTGGCTGCAAAGTCAGTGCTGAAGAAGGTGATTTGGATGCCAGTCTGGCGACGCGCTGGCATGAATTATGCCGTCTGGCAGCGCCGGGAGAATTATGA
- the fliG gene encoding flagellar motor switch protein FliG codes for MSLTGTEKSAIMLMTLGEDHAAEVFKHLSSREVQQLSTTMASMRQVSHQQLVDVLAEFEDDAEQYAALSVNASDYLRTVLIKALGEERASSLLEDILESRETTSGMETLNFMEPQMAADLIRDEHPQIIATILVHLKRAQAADILALFDERLRNDVMLRIATFGGVQPAALAELTEVLNNLLDGQNLKRSKMGGIRTAAEIINLMKSQQEETVMDAVREYDGELAQKIIDEMFLFENLVSVDDRSIQRLLQEVDNESLLIALKGADQALRERFLSNMSLRAAEILRDDLATRGPVRMSLVENEQKAILLIVRRLAESGEIVIGGGEDIYV; via the coding sequence ATGAGCCTGACCGGAACTGAAAAAAGCGCCATCATGCTGATGACTCTGGGTGAAGACCATGCCGCCGAGGTGTTTAAACACCTCTCCTCGCGCGAAGTTCAACAACTCAGTACCACCATGGCGAGTATGCGTCAGGTTTCTCACCAACAGTTGGTTGATGTATTGGCTGAGTTTGAAGACGATGCAGAGCAATATGCCGCACTGAGTGTGAATGCCAGCGATTACCTGCGCACCGTGCTGATAAAAGCATTGGGGGAAGAACGTGCCTCCAGTCTGTTGGAAGACATTCTGGAATCACGCGAAACCACCAGTGGCATGGAAACCCTCAACTTTATGGAACCGCAGATGGCGGCCGATCTGATTCGCGACGAACATCCGCAGATTATCGCCACTATTTTGGTTCATCTAAAACGCGCTCAAGCGGCCGATATCCTGGCGCTGTTCGACGAACGTCTGCGTAACGATGTCATGTTGCGTATTGCCACCTTCGGCGGCGTTCAGCCAGCAGCATTGGCTGAATTGACCGAAGTGCTGAACAACCTGCTCGATGGTCAGAATCTTAAACGCAGCAAAATGGGCGGTATCCGCACCGCGGCTGAGATTATCAACCTAATGAAAAGCCAGCAGGAAGAGACGGTTATGGACGCGGTACGCGAATACGACGGCGAGCTGGCACAGAAGATTATCGACGAAATGTTCCTGTTCGAGAACCTGGTCAGTGTCGACGACCGCAGCATCCAGCGTTTACTGCAAGAGGTCGACAACGAGTCGCTACTGATTGCCTTGAAAGGTGCCGATCAGGCGCTGCGCGAGCGCTTCCTCAGCAACATGTCGCTGCGAGCAGCAGAAATTCTACGCGACGATCTGGCCACCCGTGGGCCGGTACGTATGTCTCTGGTCGAAAACGAACAGAAAGCCATCTTGCTTATTGTCCGTCGTTTGGCGGAAAGCGGCGAGATAGTCATCGGCGGCGGCGAGGATATCTATGTCTGA